One Bdellovibrio sp. ArHS genomic region harbors:
- a CDS encoding glycosyltransferase family 9 protein, with the protein MKRKYPAAMITWVTDAPAHHLLKNHPAIDRVLTTNEADLLQLSALEFDVAFVIDKSLKATGVLNRTHADQVFGFTVQGRNGAIVPATPAAQELWELGLNNHKKFFVNKKPETQLMIEALELGAYQRDDYWLPLTAAEERLCLQRKEEFLSRKQKKYVIGLNTGCSDVIAYKKLSVEYHRDLIKRIFLDFPEAEVVLLGGPEDTQRNKLISEGLDVISTATESGLRDGLISVAACDIVVTGDSLGMHMAIAQKKQVIAWFGPTCAHEIDLYDRGVHVLTKSPCSPCWKRTCEKSIMCYDQVSLEEIVNALESCRANSLFGRSSALHPAPEKVPGPMAPA; encoded by the coding sequence ATGAAACGCAAGTATCCCGCGGCCATGATTACCTGGGTGACAGATGCCCCGGCTCATCATTTATTGAAGAATCACCCGGCGATTGACCGGGTGTTGACTACTAATGAAGCGGATCTTCTTCAGTTGAGCGCGTTGGAGTTTGATGTCGCTTTTGTGATCGACAAATCCTTGAAAGCCACGGGAGTCCTTAACAGAACTCACGCAGATCAAGTCTTTGGCTTCACCGTGCAGGGCAGAAATGGCGCTATTGTTCCCGCAACACCAGCGGCGCAAGAGCTTTGGGAATTAGGTCTGAATAATCATAAAAAATTTTTTGTGAATAAAAAGCCTGAAACACAGTTGATGATCGAAGCACTGGAATTGGGTGCTTACCAAAGAGACGACTACTGGTTGCCCTTGACCGCCGCGGAAGAACGTCTTTGTCTGCAAAGAAAAGAAGAGTTTCTGTCTAGGAAACAAAAGAAATATGTGATCGGATTGAACACCGGGTGCAGCGACGTGATTGCTTACAAAAAGCTCAGCGTCGAATATCATCGCGATTTGATAAAGCGTATCTTCCTGGATTTTCCAGAAGCAGAAGTCGTTCTTTTAGGCGGGCCTGAAGACACGCAAAGAAATAAGCTGATCTCGGAAGGTTTGGACGTAATTTCGACGGCAACGGAATCAGGTCTGCGCGATGGACTTATCAGTGTTGCGGCCTGCGACATCGTCGTCACCGGCGACAGCTTGGGAATGCACATGGCCATTGCTCAGAAAAAGCAGGTGATCGCATGGTTTGGTCCGACTTGTGCTCACGAAATAGACCTCTACGATCGGGGAGTTCACGTTCTGACGAAGAGTCCCTGTAGCCCCTGTTGGAAGAGGACTTGTGAAAAAAGCATTATGTGCTACGATCAGGTGTCTTTAGAGGAAATAGTGAATGCCCTTGAATCTTGTCGTGCAAACAGCCTTTTTGGGAGATCTTCTGCTCTCCATCCCGCTCCTGAAAAAGTGCCGGGACCAATGGCCCCAGCATAA
- a CDS encoding cyclic nucleotide-binding domain-containing protein: MRGISKAGQVRSQEEFFAQGLYPEKCRQSVMAMLYCTMKFHIDSSLNPLSRPKFGKLKAVFIRYESCMKLEKELVQLKPLQLSPTKDGGTLTVLETRRSFQLHSLHYSYVDVLRNAGSIEGLIQFFLGQGWLVSFRELYTLLQFLIQENILLNESFKTYFAELNPKEVRFQTSAVSPGSPVSLQASELPFFRSLDTQLAQFLLQKAERFRVPANTRITQAGNTDRDLYILLKGQAAIYRVLDEKRRQLVASLSEGSLFGERSFLLNQPRTADAITTKECELLRVRHLPEFDQLIKTDKAQSLQHRFWVLQALSSSPFFKDLPNESLDSLIFSGQLKQAPAHQIIFQEGQPGNTCYILVQGNVVISQRGKNINVLGQGSCFGEISLLMSGGLRTATVTTQQDSVFLEIHQQNFYRVLSQNLFLAKEIETLAHQRLQNDAQRK; the protein is encoded by the coding sequence ATGCGAGGGATCTCAAAAGCGGGACAAGTGCGATCGCAGGAAGAATTCTTTGCGCAAGGCTTGTATCCCGAAAAATGTCGGCAGTCAGTCATGGCCATGCTTTATTGTACGATGAAGTTTCACATCGACTCGAGTCTGAATCCTCTTTCAAGACCTAAGTTCGGTAAGTTAAAAGCTGTTTTTATCCGATACGAATCCTGCATGAAACTTGAAAAAGAACTGGTCCAGTTAAAACCTCTACAGCTTTCGCCCACCAAGGACGGAGGCACGCTGACCGTCTTAGAAACACGACGAAGTTTTCAACTTCATTCCCTGCACTATTCGTATGTAGACGTCTTGCGTAACGCTGGTTCGATAGAAGGTTTGATTCAGTTTTTCCTGGGCCAAGGGTGGCTCGTCAGCTTTAGAGAATTGTACACCCTTCTGCAATTTTTGATTCAAGAGAATATCTTGCTGAATGAATCCTTTAAGACCTATTTTGCAGAGCTGAATCCTAAAGAAGTGCGCTTTCAAACGAGTGCAGTGAGCCCTGGCTCCCCGGTGTCTTTGCAGGCCTCCGAACTGCCTTTCTTTCGTTCTTTGGATACACAGCTCGCCCAATTTCTGCTGCAAAAGGCCGAGCGTTTTCGCGTGCCCGCCAATACTCGCATCACCCAAGCTGGCAACACTGATCGTGACCTCTACATTCTTTTAAAGGGCCAAGCGGCCATTTACCGAGTGTTAGATGAAAAACGTCGGCAACTGGTCGCCTCGTTGAGCGAAGGCTCGCTGTTTGGTGAACGAAGTTTTTTACTAAATCAGCCCCGCACGGCGGATGCGATAACGACAAAAGAGTGCGAACTTCTGCGGGTTCGTCATTTGCCCGAATTTGATCAGTTGATCAAAACAGACAAAGCGCAAAGTCTGCAACATCGTTTTTGGGTCTTACAAGCCCTGTCGTCCTCGCCCTTTTTTAAAGACCTTCCGAATGAAAGTTTGGATAGTTTGATCTTTTCAGGTCAGTTAAAACAGGCCCCGGCCCATCAGATTATTTTTCAAGAAGGCCAGCCGGGAAACACCTGCTACATCTTGGTTCAGGGTAATGTCGTGATCAGCCAACGCGGAAAAAATATCAATGTCCTGGGACAAGGTTCGTGTTTTGGCGAAATTTCGTTACTGATGAGTGGCGGCCTAAGAACGGCCACGGTCACCACGCAGCAGGATTCCGTTTTTCTTGAAATCCATCAGCAGAATTTCTATCGGGTTCTTTCGCAGAATCTTTTCCTGGCCAAAGAAATCGAAACGCTGGCACACCAGCGTTTGCAAAACGATGCGCAACGGAAGTAG
- a CDS encoding DUF3108 domain-containing protein, with amino-acid sequence MKLPKLLGSIVATAFLASCSSSVLKYEKSENLKKNEEFESVVTIVKPEAPIATPADVTQQTNTAATPGSKTPSVKAPAKPGKTPKKPVKKAESKTSAEVKTAAPKPTKGAKVEEVKAPTVLTRQPDIEDTAGFEGASRRPVKDPFRVGEEVIHNVHYFKVSAGELRLKVEPFSMVNNRKSYTFAIEIKTSRLFNSFYSVDDRVETFVDFEDLVPRVFQLHVKESNQLREAKMLFDTEKNTATFWEKKVTKEDGEEEKRQQWELLPFSQNVYSAVYYMRNFQWEPGKEYSFRVANDNENLVFSGKALRREVLDTELGPMKAIVIQPNIVLKGKFKPIGDNFIWLSDDDRKYVLRIESKIKIGTLVSEVVAINPGKP; translated from the coding sequence GTGAAATTGCCAAAGCTTCTGGGCTCCATTGTTGCGACTGCTTTTTTGGCGTCATGCTCTTCATCCGTTTTGAAGTATGAGAAATCTGAAAATCTCAAAAAGAACGAAGAGTTCGAAAGTGTCGTAACTATCGTGAAACCCGAAGCGCCCATCGCAACACCGGCGGACGTCACGCAACAGACGAACACCGCAGCGACGCCTGGGAGCAAAACTCCTTCGGTAAAAGCACCCGCAAAGCCCGGCAAAACTCCGAAGAAACCCGTGAAGAAGGCGGAAAGCAAAACTTCTGCAGAAGTGAAAACAGCAGCCCCAAAGCCCACGAAGGGAGCCAAAGTGGAAGAGGTGAAGGCGCCCACAGTGCTTACTCGTCAGCCTGATATTGAAGATACGGCGGGATTTGAGGGGGCTAGTCGTCGCCCGGTGAAAGATCCCTTTCGTGTCGGCGAAGAAGTCATTCATAACGTTCATTACTTCAAAGTGTCTGCCGGCGAACTGCGTTTGAAAGTCGAACCCTTTTCGATGGTGAATAACCGCAAGTCCTATACCTTCGCCATTGAAATCAAAACCAGCAGGCTCTTTAACAGTTTCTATAGTGTCGATGACCGTGTCGAAACCTTCGTGGATTTTGAAGATCTGGTGCCTCGCGTATTTCAATTACATGTGAAGGAATCCAATCAGCTGCGCGAAGCCAAGATGCTCTTTGATACCGAAAAAAATACCGCCACTTTCTGGGAAAAGAAGGTGACCAAAGAAGACGGCGAAGAGGAAAAGCGTCAACAGTGGGAACTTCTCCCATTTTCTCAAAACGTCTACAGCGCGGTTTATTACATGAGAAACTTCCAGTGGGAGCCGGGTAAAGAGTATTCCTTCAGGGTCGCCAATGATAACGAAAACCTGGTTTTTTCCGGCAAAGCCCTACGCCGAGAGGTGTTGGACACCGAGCTAGGACCGATGAAGGCCATTGTGATTCAGCCGAATATTGTTCTGAAGGGGAAATTCAAACCTATCGGTGACAATTTCATCTGGCTTTCTGATGACGATAGAAAGTATGTGTTGCGTATTGAATCCAAGATCAAGATCGGCACCCTGGTTTCTGAAGTCGTTGCAATCAATCCCGGAAAGCCTTAA
- a CDS encoding lysophospholipid acyltransferase family protein produces the protein MNLFVRFFVKVMSFFSSLFPRSWLRKSGSWVGFLWFDVFGFRKKIVLNNLDIAFPELSEDQKYRIGRESVYNLGYNFGEFFFIPSLSQKWIAKNVVYEGWENVEKARAAGKGMFFLTLHLGNGDLAANTLVMKGQETFIITKKFKTQWFNDLWFATRGAKGVQYIDAHAPNNAFEILKALKKNAAIVFVLDQYMGKPFGVATTFFGKRTGTAYGLALFAQKTKAPVLPIYTFEGSDKKLHVVVEPAIDTSQSVSEDKDQTILNLTQSFNNKLEEIVRKHPEQWMWVHRRWKDF, from the coding sequence ATGAACTTATTTGTCAGATTCTTCGTTAAAGTGATGAGCTTTTTCAGCTCGCTGTTTCCGCGCTCCTGGCTTCGCAAGTCCGGCTCGTGGGTGGGTTTTCTTTGGTTCGATGTTTTTGGTTTTCGTAAGAAAATTGTTCTTAATAATTTGGATATCGCTTTTCCTGAGTTGAGCGAAGACCAGAAGTATCGCATCGGGCGCGAATCCGTCTATAATCTTGGCTATAACTTCGGAGAATTCTTTTTCATTCCCTCACTCTCCCAGAAATGGATCGCGAAGAATGTCGTTTATGAGGGATGGGAAAACGTAGAAAAAGCCCGGGCGGCGGGAAAGGGCATGTTCTTTCTAACGCTGCACTTGGGTAACGGAGATTTGGCGGCGAACACCTTGGTTATGAAGGGACAGGAAACCTTCATTATTACGAAGAAGTTTAAGACTCAATGGTTCAATGATCTGTGGTTTGCCACACGCGGAGCCAAAGGTGTTCAATACATCGATGCGCACGCTCCCAACAACGCCTTTGAAATTCTCAAAGCCCTAAAAAAGAATGCCGCGATCGTCTTTGTCCTGGATCAATATATGGGAAAACCTTTCGGGGTTGCCACGACCTTCTTTGGTAAAAGAACGGGAACGGCCTATGGTCTAGCTTTATTCGCACAGAAAACCAAAGCTCCCGTCTTACCGATTTACACCTTTGAAGGGTCTGATAAAAAACTGCATGTCGTTGTTGAACCAGCTATAGACACATCCCAAAGTGTGTCCGAAGATAAGGATCAGACTATTTTGAATCTGACACAGTCCTTCAATAACAAGTTGGAAGAGATTGTGCGTAAGCACCCTGAACAATGGATGTGGGTGCATCGTCGATGGAAGGATTTTTAG
- the lpxK gene encoding tetraacyldisaccharide 4'-kinase, translating to MKYYLKPLSFLYTQVVGVKNSLYSRGMIRVFKAPVPVVSIGNLTVGGTGKTPITDYCLKSLVAEGKKVAVISRSYRADVASPSLVDVEHPFAARYYGDEPVLLAQSNPEVAVFVGPSKWQTAKYAISQEQFDLLIVDDGFQHRKLHRDLNIVILDATESLENYAVLPEGRARESWDGVERADVLVLSKCNLAAEADMKALESRLPKDKEILYLGYQINHLKNSGTKAVLSREELKEKNLFLVSAIARPDVFETMMRNIGEVSKRSLHYRDHHQYTAADVAHIEDEFRKSKADYLITTEKDAVKLRQLFSDSSLLWSASLEVVEQGKKGRLHELICQILR from the coding sequence ATGAAGTACTACTTAAAACCTTTATCTTTTTTGTATACCCAGGTCGTGGGGGTTAAAAACTCTCTCTACAGCCGTGGCATGATACGGGTTTTTAAGGCGCCGGTTCCAGTTGTCAGCATCGGCAATCTGACAGTCGGCGGAACAGGAAAGACGCCCATCACCGACTACTGCTTGAAATCCCTGGTTGCCGAGGGAAAAAAGGTGGCGGTGATCAGTCGCTCTTATCGCGCGGATGTGGCAAGTCCGTCGTTGGTGGATGTCGAACATCCTTTTGCCGCTCGTTACTATGGCGACGAGCCAGTCCTTTTGGCTCAGTCCAATCCTGAAGTGGCTGTTTTTGTCGGACCCAGCAAATGGCAGACGGCGAAATATGCTATCAGCCAAGAGCAATTTGATCTTTTGATTGTCGACGATGGTTTTCAACATCGGAAGTTGCATCGTGATTTGAACATAGTGATCCTGGATGCAACGGAAAGCCTTGAAAATTACGCCGTTTTGCCGGAAGGCCGAGCGCGCGAATCCTGGGATGGCGTGGAAAGAGCCGATGTTCTGGTTCTTTCCAAATGCAATCTGGCGGCAGAGGCTGATATGAAGGCCTTGGAAAGTCGCCTGCCTAAGGATAAAGAAATTCTTTATCTGGGCTATCAAATCAATCACTTGAAAAACAGCGGGACAAAGGCGGTTCTTTCCCGAGAAGAGCTGAAAGAAAAAAATCTATTTCTAGTTTCCGCAATCGCTCGCCCTGATGTCTTTGAAACAATGATGAGAAATATCGGAGAGGTTTCAAAACGAAGCCTGCATTATCGCGATCACCACCAGTACACGGCCGCGGATGTGGCTCATATCGAAGATGAATTCCGCAAATCCAAGGCGGACTATTTAATCACCACCGAAAAAGACGCCGTCAAACTGCGCCAACTTTTCTCAGACTCCTCATTGCTCTGGAGTGCTTCCTTGGAAGTGGTTGAGCAGGGGAAGAAGGGACGTCTTCATGAACTTATTTGTCAGATTCTTCGTTAA
- the lpxB gene encoding lipid-A-disaccharide synthase: MDRGLMDQVLIVAAEASSVTYAQRILEAWKKQGRQVHAFGVGSQDMEDIGFERLGKSEEMAVVGAAEIIAQYSHLKGVFDSLVVEAEKRRPKVAIVMDYPEFNLMLAKKLHAMGIPVVYYISPQVWAWRKGRVKTIKKYCKEVFVLFPFEVPFYEEHEVPVEFVGHPLLDELDDKLLNDKDYLKIHRNQCGIRDDEIVLGLMPGSRRLELKQHFQIQLDTARVLAKKYPNLKVVILTAPTFSKEKMQEYLEDFRLPYVLLKDEPFRMIHLVDMMLVASGTATLQVGILKKPMVIMYRMKWLTGVFAKLMVRGTKYFGLVNLILNKEAVPERFQSEVTPEHLASLLEKYIIDPAYKAQVVHDLEELRKYLGDRGATQRVVKALDKYLTK; the protein is encoded by the coding sequence ATGGATCGAGGGCTGATGGATCAGGTTTTGATTGTTGCGGCGGAAGCCTCAAGTGTCACCTATGCGCAAAGAATTCTTGAAGCCTGGAAAAAACAGGGTCGACAGGTTCACGCGTTTGGTGTGGGCAGCCAGGATATGGAAGATATCGGATTTGAACGTCTGGGAAAATCCGAAGAAATGGCTGTGGTCGGGGCCGCTGAAATCATCGCTCAGTACAGTCATCTGAAAGGCGTTTTTGACAGCCTCGTCGTCGAGGCGGAAAAAAGACGCCCGAAAGTGGCCATTGTCATGGACTATCCCGAATTCAATCTGATGCTTGCCAAGAAGCTTCATGCGATGGGAATTCCCGTTGTCTATTACATCTCGCCGCAAGTATGGGCATGGCGTAAGGGGCGCGTAAAAACCATTAAGAAATATTGCAAAGAGGTTTTCGTCCTCTTTCCATTTGAAGTGCCTTTTTACGAGGAACACGAAGTTCCCGTTGAATTCGTGGGGCATCCACTTTTGGATGAACTCGATGACAAACTTTTAAATGACAAAGACTATCTAAAGATCCATCGCAATCAGTGCGGAATCCGGGATGATGAGATTGTTCTGGGTTTGATGCCCGGAAGTCGTCGTTTGGAGTTGAAACAACATTTCCAGATCCAATTGGATACCGCGCGAGTGTTGGCAAAAAAATATCCGAATCTAAAAGTTGTCATCTTAACGGCGCCAACATTTTCAAAAGAAAAAATGCAAGAGTATTTGGAGGACTTCCGTCTTCCCTATGTACTTTTGAAAGACGAACCGTTCCGGATGATTCATCTTGTGGATATGATGCTAGTCGCTTCGGGCACGGCAACACTGCAAGTGGGAATTCTGAAGAAGCCCATGGTGATCATGTACCGCATGAAGTGGCTGACCGGCGTTTTCGCCAAGCTGATGGTGCGCGGGACAAAATATTTTGGATTAGTGAATCTGATTTTAAACAAAGAGGCTGTGCCAGAAAGATTTCAGTCGGAGGTGACCCCCGAACATTTGGCTTCTTTACTGGAAAAGTATATCATAGATCCTGCATATAAGGCTCAGGTCGTCCATGATTTGGAAGAACTGCGGAAGTATTTGGGGGATCGTGGCGCCACTCAACGGGTTGTCAAAGCTTTGGATAAATACTTAACAAAATGA
- a CDS encoding Gfo/Idh/MocA family oxidoreductase, translating to MTSGKKLRAAVVGVGYLGNFHAQKYKNNPQVELIGVCDHFPAQADKIAAELGVKSFHRPQDLLGQVDLVTVAASTLSHFEVAKLFLQNGVHVNVEKPITATLAQAEELVALAEKNNLKLAVGHIERFNPSVVEVKKNLKKPRLIEMTRMATYKARGADVSVLHDLMIHDIDMLFFLSGSSEIESMVGTGTKLISKELDTASVTFKMKNGVVGIINVSRVASTMQRSVRVIEDDFTLFANTGTHELEKGEKGAGGDELVKFTKWTLEKADALQKETDAFVDAVINNKKPVVTGWDGLVALKAIEDVQRWIEG from the coding sequence ATGACTTCTGGAAAAAAATTAAGAGCTGCCGTCGTTGGCGTTGGTTATCTCGGTAATTTTCATGCTCAGAAATATAAAAACAACCCTCAGGTAGAACTGATTGGGGTCTGTGATCACTTCCCGGCGCAAGCGGACAAAATCGCTGCCGAGCTTGGCGTTAAAAGCTTTCATCGTCCACAGGATCTTTTGGGACAGGTGGATCTGGTGACTGTGGCAGCCAGCACTCTTAGTCACTTCGAGGTGGCTAAGCTGTTCCTGCAAAACGGCGTGCACGTGAATGTTGAAAAACCGATCACGGCCACGTTGGCGCAGGCGGAAGAGCTTGTCGCTCTAGCGGAAAAGAACAACTTAAAGTTGGCGGTAGGGCATATTGAACGCTTCAATCCTTCCGTTGTGGAAGTAAAAAAGAATTTGAAAAAGCCGCGTTTGATTGAAATGACCCGCATGGCGACTTACAAAGCCCGTGGTGCGGATGTCAGCGTTCTGCATGACCTTATGATTCATGATATCGATATGCTGTTCTTTTTAAGTGGCAGCAGCGAAATTGAATCCATGGTGGGCACAGGAACAAAACTTATCTCGAAAGAGCTGGACACGGCTTCCGTCACTTTCAAAATGAAAAATGGTGTGGTGGGGATCATCAATGTCAGTCGTGTTGCTTCGACGATGCAAAGATCCGTGCGTGTTATCGAGGATGATTTCACCCTGTTTGCCAACACAGGGACCCATGAGCTGGAAAAAGGTGAAAAGGGTGCCGGTGGTGACGAACTGGTGAAGTTTACCAAATGGACTTTGGAAAAAGCGGATGCTTTGCAAAAAGAAACAGATGCATTCGTGGACGCTGTTATAAATAATAAAAAGCCCGTGGTCACAGGTTGGGACGGTCTGGTTGCACTAAAAGCCATCGAAGATGTGCAAAGATGGATCGAGGGCTGA
- the lpxA gene encoding acyl-ACP--UDP-N-acetylglucosamine O-acyltransferase, producing MANYKVHPSSVISPEAEIADDVEIGPYCLIQGKVKIGKGTFIEGHVTLGSRHGVLEIGENNHFSPGAVIGGPPQDVSYKGEPTKLIIGKNNTFREFTTVNIGTPKGGGVTSVGDNCLLMAYTHVGHDCHIGNNVVIVNGCHLGGHCEIEDNVTIGGVSALNQFTKVGRGAFIAGSSIVNKDILPFSRAQGNYATIRATNKIGLSRKGFPREEVANVHKAIRIIIMGSHTVDEGIERIKQECVMSPNIEYFINFIKSSKRGIAVDRSPKGWQDDE from the coding sequence ATGGCAAATTATAAAGTTCATCCAAGCAGTGTTATCTCTCCCGAAGCTGAAATAGCAGACGATGTTGAAATCGGTCCGTACTGCTTGATTCAAGGTAAAGTTAAAATTGGCAAAGGCACTTTTATAGAAGGTCATGTGACCTTGGGTTCTCGCCATGGTGTTTTGGAAATTGGCGAAAACAATCATTTCTCTCCAGGTGCTGTCATCGGTGGTCCTCCTCAAGACGTTTCTTATAAAGGTGAACCCACAAAGTTAATCATTGGAAAAAATAATACCTTCCGCGAATTCACTACGGTGAATATCGGAACGCCCAAAGGTGGCGGTGTAACGTCCGTCGGCGACAACTGTCTATTGATGGCTTACACGCACGTCGGACATGACTGTCATATTGGCAACAACGTGGTGATCGTGAATGGCTGTCATTTGGGTGGCCATTGTGAAATTGAAGACAATGTGACGATCGGTGGGGTGTCCGCGTTGAATCAGTTCACTAAAGTAGGGCGCGGCGCCTTCATCGCGGGATCTTCGATCGTGAATAAGGACATTTTGCCTTTTTCTCGCGCGCAAGGAAACTACGCGACGATTCGTGCGACCAACAAGATCGGCCTTTCTCGCAAAGGATTCCCGCGTGAAGAAGTGGCCAATGTGCATAAGGCTATTCGCATTATCATCATGGGATCGCACACCGTCGATGAAGGTATCGAACGCATTAAGCAAGAGTGTGTTATGAGTCCTAACATTGAGTACTTCATCAACTTCATTAAGTCTTCGAAGCGAGGTATTGCTGTCGATAGAAGCCCTAAGGGCTGGCAAGATGATGAATAA
- a CDS encoding OmpH family outer membrane protein, with the protein MKKMLIVLSMLMTASFAQAEAKVGYVDMQKAIQSTSAGKKAKTELETEFNKKKKELEKKEADLKKMGEDLEKKKSVLSEDALGKKQAEFQEEMLKYRDVVGKSQVEIQKKERELTAPILEKMKKVIGKIAKDKGYTMVIENSQMVLYATPEADLTQEVITAFEKEK; encoded by the coding sequence ATGAAAAAAATGTTGATCGTGCTAAGCATGCTTATGACGGCATCCTTTGCACAAGCGGAAGCAAAAGTAGGTTACGTGGATATGCAAAAAGCTATTCAATCTACTTCTGCAGGTAAGAAAGCAAAAACGGAACTTGAAACAGAGTTCAATAAAAAGAAAAAAGAATTGGAAAAGAAAGAAGCTGATTTGAAGAAAATGGGCGAAGACTTGGAAAAGAAAAAGTCTGTTCTTTCTGAAGATGCTCTAGGCAAAAAACAAGCGGAATTCCAAGAAGAAATGTTGAAGTACCGTGATGTTGTTGGCAAAAGCCAAGTTGAAATCCAAAAGAAAGAGCGCGAATTGACGGCGCCGATTTTGGAAAAAATGAAAAAAGTGATCGGCAAGATCGCAAAAGACAAAGGCTACACAATGGTGATCGAAAACTCCCAGATGGTGCTTTATGCAACACCTGAGGCGGATTTAACACAAGAAGTGATTACGGCCTTCGAAAAAGAAAAGTAG